One window of the Pedobacter ginsengisoli genome contains the following:
- a CDS encoding PilN domain-containing protein — MAALLSLNYNLTACAGAEVHLKQDGSYDVRLVKLSLNKKLIQIGDKKRYSGSSSKIVSDNLIEPLAITITGKGVLIKKTNRLEIISEGSLQHLFPTFKLAEFYIQHFPAGEHSYIAIIRKEIADTVIEAFKKQGVDVFMLSLGPFVVDQVIPQINSYEGVLKFDGHQVALNTEKDWASYMYDADVKSTFPLKIDIEKMPEEFLVAYATAFQFILNDKLDLIEVASGQISEQLSELMAKQKFKKYGAAALFFFFGLLMLNFLVLSAYNSNNQELMSKAGQQSYIYENRQKLEEEVKGKENLVKKLGWNKGYSYAYLCDQIGSSVPKEVLLDELLINSLSGGSTGVVKETQPETGHLIIKGQTSSIYAINEWIYNLQQKGWVKNVQLEKYTADDQKQAQVFTISLKY, encoded by the coding sequence ATGGCTGCCTTATTGAGTTTAAACTATAACTTAACTGCTTGTGCCGGAGCTGAGGTGCATCTTAAACAGGATGGCTCTTATGATGTGAGGTTGGTTAAGTTATCGCTGAATAAAAAACTCATTCAGATAGGCGATAAAAAAAGATATTCAGGATCGTCCTCTAAAATCGTTTCTGATAACCTGATTGAACCTTTGGCCATTACAATTACAGGTAAAGGGGTTTTGATAAAGAAAACGAACCGGTTAGAAATAATATCAGAAGGAAGTTTACAGCATCTTTTCCCAACCTTTAAGCTGGCTGAATTTTATATACAGCATTTTCCGGCAGGGGAACATTCTTATATCGCTATTATAAGGAAAGAAATTGCGGATACCGTAATTGAAGCTTTTAAAAAGCAGGGAGTGGATGTGTTTATGTTAAGTCTGGGACCCTTTGTGGTGGATCAGGTGATTCCTCAAATCAATTCATACGAAGGTGTTTTAAAATTCGATGGTCATCAGGTTGCCTTAAATACAGAAAAGGATTGGGCTTCTTATATGTATGATGCAGATGTAAAATCTACCTTCCCCTTAAAGATTGATATAGAGAAAATGCCTGAGGAGTTTTTGGTGGCTTATGCAACGGCATTTCAGTTTATCCTGAATGATAAACTTGATTTGATTGAAGTTGCATCGGGACAGATTAGTGAGCAGTTATCGGAGCTGATGGCGAAACAGAAATTTAAGAAGTATGGGGCTGCTGCACTTTTCTTTTTCTTTGGATTGCTGATGCTTAATTTTTTAGTGCTGAGTGCTTACAACTCAAATAACCAGGAACTGATGAGTAAGGCAGGTCAGCAATCGTACATTTACGAAAATAGGCAGAAGCTTGAGGAGGAAGTAAAAGGGAAAGAAAATCTGGTAAAGAAATTAGGTTGGAATAAGGGGTATAGCTATGCTTATTTATGTGATCAGATTGGAAGCTCAGTGCCAAAGGAAGTATTGCTTGATGAGTTGCTGATCAACTCTTTGTCGGGCGGTAGCACTGGTGTGGTTAAAGAAACGCAGCCAGAAACTGGTCATCTAATAATTAAAGGACAAACGAGCAGTATTTACGCTATAAATGAGTGGATTTATAATCTGCAACAAAAAGGCTGGGTTAAAAATGTTCAGTTAGAGAAATATACTGCTGACGATCAGAAACAGGCCCAGGTTTTTACAATATCATTAAAGTACTGA
- a CDS encoding type II secretion system protein GspD, whose protein sequence is MNALKIISIYFLLLLVQVNTVSAQISESDERVRRVEERLRNLAITVPGLNQKVQINLSNVSAQEFLRALAQSNNLNINIDPNLNFKVFNNFTNETALNVLVFLTKEYGLDINLIGSIMSVVKVQEPIQRIPVKEINASYNAQNNTLSVELNNDTLSKVAKKITMVSQKNVVVPSALLNKTVTVFLADAPFEDALNKIAFANDLKMVKTNDNVYVFEALAEGEELYINSDKTTAVRRNPKPLNMGGGAAPGNFRLSNRVVQGKPLISVDAVNVPIIDLVKNAAQEINASYFLFSNINGNISSRVNDISFDNLLTSVFQGTEYTYKVENGIYLIGDRRVEGLRSHKLLKLQNRSIDTIQNMIPTEWRRGVEIKEFREQNTILLSGSAPQIAEIEAYVKQLDKLVPMVLIEVTLIDVRKGKSVKTGITAGVSDSVKRGGTVFPGLDYTFGANSINDLLGRLGRNNSVNIGRVTPNFYVRLSALETNSNVEVRSVPKLSTLNGHIANLSIGSKRYYSNKTQNVIPSLTTQTTITEQFVPVEANLEVKIKPIVSGDDQVTLNIKVDISDFIGDPPENAPPPTSTSKFESIIRAKNEDMIVLGGLERTETSESGSGVPFLSRIPILKWLFSSRTKSNNKVVTIVFIKPTIIY, encoded by the coding sequence ATGAACGCTCTAAAGATTATTAGTATCTATTTCCTGCTGCTATTAGTGCAGGTAAACACTGTCTCGGCACAAATTTCGGAATCAGATGAAAGGGTTAGGAGGGTAGAGGAGCGGTTAAGAAACCTAGCCATTACCGTTCCGGGGCTAAATCAGAAAGTTCAGATAAATCTATCAAATGTGTCTGCTCAGGAATTTTTAAGGGCTCTTGCACAATCAAACAATCTTAATATCAATATTGATCCCAATCTTAATTTCAAGGTCTTTAACAATTTTACCAATGAAACGGCATTAAACGTATTGGTGTTCCTTACCAAAGAATACGGATTGGATATTAACCTGATAGGCTCAATCATGTCTGTGGTAAAAGTTCAGGAACCTATACAGAGAATCCCGGTAAAGGAAATTAATGCTAGCTATAATGCGCAGAACAATACTTTGAGCGTGGAGTTGAACAACGATACTTTATCAAAAGTGGCCAAAAAAATTACGATGGTTTCCCAAAAAAATGTGGTTGTTCCCAGTGCGCTTTTAAATAAAACGGTTACTGTATTTCTGGCCGATGCGCCTTTTGAAGATGCTTTAAATAAGATCGCCTTTGCCAATGATTTGAAAATGGTAAAAACGAACGATAATGTTTATGTGTTTGAGGCATTGGCAGAAGGGGAAGAATTATACATCAATAGCGATAAGACCACTGCCGTAAGAAGAAACCCAAAGCCATTGAATATGGGAGGTGGCGCCGCTCCTGGCAATTTCAGATTGTCGAACAGAGTTGTGCAGGGCAAACCATTGATCAGCGTAGATGCGGTTAATGTGCCTATTATTGATCTGGTAAAAAATGCTGCACAGGAAATTAATGCCAGTTATTTTCTTTTTTCTAACATAAACGGGAATATCTCATCAAGGGTTAACGACATCAGTTTCGATAACCTGCTTACTTCTGTGTTTCAGGGCACAGAATATACCTACAAAGTAGAGAACGGGATTTACCTGATAGGTGACAGAAGGGTAGAAGGTTTGCGTTCTCATAAATTACTAAAACTGCAAAACCGCTCTATTGATACCATTCAAAATATGATTCCAACAGAGTGGAGAAGAGGGGTTGAAATTAAAGAATTCAGGGAACAGAATACCATTCTCTTGTCTGGTTCTGCTCCGCAGATCGCAGAAATAGAAGCTTATGTGAAACAGCTGGATAAGCTGGTTCCTATGGTTTTAATTGAGGTTACTTTAATTGATGTGCGTAAAGGAAAAAGCGTTAAGACGGGCATTACCGCTGGGGTGTCCGACAGTGTGAAACGGGGAGGGACAGTATTTCCTGGGCTCGACTATACTTTTGGTGCCAATTCTATTAATGACTTGCTGGGGCGGCTCGGGCGAAACAATTCCGTCAATATCGGGCGTGTAACCCCTAATTTTTATGTGAGGTTAAGTGCCTTGGAAACCAATAGTAATGTGGAGGTACGCTCTGTACCTAAACTTTCTACTTTAAACGGACATATTGCCAATCTGAGTATCGGAAGCAAGAGATATTATAGCAACAAAACGCAGAATGTGATTCCTTCTCTTACCACGCAAACCACCATAACAGAGCAATTTGTGCCGGTTGAGGCTAACCTGGAGGTGAAAATTAAACCCATAGTATCCGGTGATGATCAGGTGACTTTAAATATTAAGGTAGATATATCCGACTTTATTGGTGATCCGCCTGAAAATGCACCGCCTCCAACATCAACCAGTAAGTTTGAATCCATCATAAGGGCTAAAAACGAGGATATGATTGTATTGGGTGGATTGGAGCGTACTGAAACCTCTGAAAGTGGAAGTGGTGTACCTTTCTTGTCAAGGATTCCAATATTAAAATGGCTGTTTAGCAGTCGTACCAAATCTAATAATAAGGTGGTAACCATAGTCTTTATTAAGCCTACAATTATCTACTAA
- a CDS encoding GspE/PulE family protein, giving the protein MSAQNHDFNPAFIHSVSKEQAWHYRILPKDSVPNGLVLLCDEEADHSQLTDELEIVLGKNITLEAQPAATISMLLNKHYLKENGQNQFQKMTSAIEGEGFLNDLIRGARNLKSSDIHIEIYEEKCRVRIRIDGMMVERYVLKRTEYPALINKIKIMANLDIAEKRLPQDGRINFKSGEEQFDIRVSVLPTLHGEKVVLRLLNNNAANIDLNHVGFSDFDLANYLQGVKRPNGIILISGPTGSGKTTTLYATLKYLNKETRNILTIEDPIEYTLAGINQVQLKESIGLTFASALRTFLRQDPDVIMVGEIRDPETANMAIRAALTGHLVLSTVHTNSAWGTVSRLMDMGIPSFLVANTLNTSVAQRLVRLLCKKCKEKADFDPSSSYPKQFKPFAPISEHYVAKGCEHCYYTGYSGRKAVYEVIPLDQELTFEIKQGNMYINPLLEARGIRTLAENAFALFASGDTTIEEIYPLLFTN; this is encoded by the coding sequence ATGAGCGCTCAAAACCACGACTTCAATCCAGCTTTTATTCACTCTGTAAGCAAGGAACAGGCATGGCACTATCGCATATTACCGAAAGACAGTGTCCCGAATGGTCTTGTTTTGCTATGTGATGAAGAAGCAGATCATTCCCAACTTACTGATGAACTGGAAATTGTGCTTGGTAAAAATATTACACTTGAGGCGCAGCCTGCCGCAACAATTAGCATGTTGCTAAACAAGCATTACCTCAAAGAAAACGGACAAAATCAGTTTCAAAAAATGACCTCTGCCATCGAAGGGGAAGGTTTTTTAAATGACCTGATCCGGGGAGCGAGAAACTTAAAAAGCAGTGATATCCACATCGAGATCTATGAAGAAAAGTGTAGGGTACGTATCCGTATCGACGGGATGATGGTTGAACGTTATGTTTTAAAAAGAACTGAATATCCGGCACTCATCAATAAGATCAAGATCATGGCAAATCTCGACATTGCAGAAAAGCGGCTTCCGCAGGATGGCCGGATCAACTTTAAAAGTGGTGAAGAGCAATTTGATATACGGGTTTCGGTATTGCCAACCCTGCATGGTGAAAAGGTTGTGCTTCGTTTGTTAAATAACAACGCTGCAAATATTGACCTTAACCATGTTGGCTTCTCAGATTTCGATCTTGCCAATTACCTGCAGGGAGTTAAAAGACCAAATGGTATTATTTTAATAAGCGGGCCTACAGGTTCCGGTAAAACAACAACCTTGTATGCTACGCTTAAATACCTCAACAAAGAAACAAGGAACATCCTAACCATAGAAGACCCGATTGAGTATACTCTTGCGGGTATTAACCAGGTACAATTGAAAGAAAGCATAGGTCTTACCTTTGCCTCAGCGCTAAGAACATTTCTAAGGCAGGATCCTGATGTGATCATGGTTGGGGAGATCCGTGATCCGGAAACGGCCAATATGGCAATAAGGGCCGCCTTAACCGGTCACCTTGTGCTCTCAACAGTACACACCAATTCTGCTTGGGGTACGGTATCCCGCTTAATGGATATGGGAATCCCCTCCTTTCTGGTGGCCAATACCTTAAATACTTCAGTGGCACAAAGATTAGTCAGGTTGCTTTGCAAAAAATGCAAGGAAAAGGCCGATTTTGATCCTTCATCATCGTACCCAAAACAGTTTAAGCCATTTGCTCCAATATCGGAACATTACGTAGCCAAAGGATGTGAACATTGTTATTACACTGGTTATAGTGGTCGTAAGGCGGTTTATGAGGTTATTCCGCTCGATCAGGAATTAACTTTTGAAATAAAGCAAGGCAATATGTATATTAACCCCCTGTTGGAAGCCAGGGGAATTAGAACTTTAGCCGAAAATGCTTTTGCATTATTCGCCTCAGGTGATACAACGATTGAAGAAATATACCCGTTACTATTTACAAATTAA